One Nitrospina watsonii DNA segment encodes these proteins:
- a CDS encoding NADH-quinone oxidoreductase subunit A — MTEYIFVSVFAVVALVIVLGILFLSMILGPRKANAEKNIAYECGMLPSEEAKGRFPVRFATIAMLFIIFDIEVVFMYPWAVALDQLQLFGLVEMVLFVAILAVAYIYIWGRGGLEWD; from the coding sequence GTGACCGAATATATTTTTGTAAGCGTATTTGCCGTCGTGGCGCTGGTTATCGTTCTCGGAATCCTGTTTCTTTCCATGATTCTGGGTCCGCGCAAAGCCAATGCCGAAAAGAACATCGCCTACGAATGCGGGATGCTCCCCTCCGAAGAGGCTAAAGGCCGGTTCCCCGTCCGGTTTGCCACCATCGCCATGCTTTTCATTATCTTCGACATCGAGGTGGTGTTCATGTACCCTTGGGCCGTCGCACTGGACCAGCTGCAACTGTTCGGCTTGGTGGAAATGGTCCTGTTTGTTGCGATTCTGGCTGTCGCCTACATCTATATATGGGGGCGAGGAGGTTTGGAATGGGATTGA
- a CDS encoding NADH-quinone oxidoreductase subunit B has translation MGLMDEAVDNIETEVNNLKLNAQDAWEQLSADYSGAMYDTILTTKLGKVIGWAQKNALWPATFGLACCAIEMMAMANSRWDAARFGAEVFRASPRQADLMIVSGRVSQKMAPVLKRIYQQMPEPKWVIAMGACSSCGGIFNNYAIVQGVDRVVPVDVYVPGCPPGPEALIYGIIKLQEKIMNDAGTDRAKQRVA, from the coding sequence ATGGGATTGATGGATGAAGCGGTCGATAACATTGAGACCGAAGTCAATAATTTGAAATTGAATGCCCAGGATGCCTGGGAGCAGTTGTCCGCCGATTATTCCGGCGCCATGTACGACACCATCCTCACCACGAAGCTGGGGAAGGTGATCGGCTGGGCCCAGAAGAATGCATTGTGGCCCGCGACTTTTGGGCTGGCCTGCTGCGCCATCGAGATGATGGCCATGGCCAACAGCCGCTGGGACGCCGCCCGGTTCGGGGCGGAAGTGTTCCGCGCTTCGCCGCGCCAGGCGGATTTGATGATCGTGTCCGGACGCGTGTCGCAGAAGATGGCGCCGGTGCTCAAACGCATTTACCAGCAGATGCCGGAACCCAAGTGGGTCATCGCCATGGGTGCCTGCTCCTCCTGCGGCGGCATTTTCAACAACTACGCCATCGTGCAGGGCGTGGACCGCGTGGTGCCGGTGGATGTCTATGTGCCGGGGTGCCCGCCAGGTCCGGAAGCCCTCATCTACGGGATCATCAAGCTGCAGGAAAAAATCATGAACGACGCCGGCACCGATCGGGCGAAACAGAGGGTGGCATGA
- a CDS encoding NADH-quinone oxidoreductase subunit C produces MTAEELVEKIRASLPDSIIKAEVALGDAVVHVEVENLLKVAGFLKESAELDFHYLSQITGVDYLNMEREPRFEAVYELHNLDRGDSIRLRVGLDEDDPKLPTVSELWKGALFPERELFDMFGFQVEGHPNLKRLIMPEDWEGHPLRKDYPLVVEEVAFSHNPEHKQELIKDKKDMSPLPWE; encoded by the coding sequence ATGACCGCTGAGGAACTCGTTGAAAAGATCAGGGCTTCCCTGCCGGACAGCATCATCAAGGCGGAAGTCGCTCTTGGCGATGCCGTGGTGCACGTGGAGGTGGAGAACCTGCTGAAGGTTGCGGGTTTCCTTAAAGAGAGTGCGGAACTGGATTTCCATTACCTGTCGCAGATCACCGGCGTCGATTATCTGAACATGGAGCGCGAGCCGCGTTTCGAGGCGGTGTACGAACTGCACAACCTGGACCGCGGCGACAGCATCCGCCTCCGGGTTGGATTGGATGAAGACGACCCGAAGCTGCCGACGGTGTCGGAGTTGTGGAAAGGCGCGCTGTTTCCGGAACGCGAACTGTTCGACATGTTCGGGTTTCAGGTCGAAGGGCATCCCAATCTCAAGCGGCTCATCATGCCGGAAGATTGGGAAGGGCATCCATTGCGCAAGGATTACCCGCTGGTGGTCGAGGAGGTGGCGTTCTCCCACAACCCCGAACACAAGCAGGAATTGATCAAAGACAAAAAGGATATGAGTCCATTGCCATGGGAGTAA
- the nuoD gene encoding NADH dehydrogenase (quinone) subunit D, whose protein sequence is MGVTEQGLLEREKDTMTLNMGPQHPSTHGVFRMVMEMDGELVQSSEPDIGFLHTGIEKTAEAKRYEHCIPMTDRLDYLSPPQNNLAFCLTAEKLLQLGELPARADYIRVIMVELNRIGSHLIWLGTHALDIGAMTVFLYAWREREMILDLNEMISGVRMMTSFIRIGGVAKDASPDWINNVKHFVEVFPSKVDEYESLLTRNPIWLDRTQGVGTFSREDGLNWSMSGPVLRASGINLDWRKNRPYSRYNEFKFDVPVQEHGDVYDRYLVRIEEMRQSREIIKQAIENLPDGPYRIQDNKVSLPARDTLHSSMEALIHHFKLVSEGINVPKGETYVPTEGPRGEVGFYMVSDGSNVPMRMKLRAPSFMAIPGMCKIMEGAYIADVVAIIGSIDIVMGEVDR, encoded by the coding sequence ATGGGAGTAACCGAACAAGGCCTGCTGGAACGCGAAAAAGACACCATGACCCTCAACATGGGTCCGCAACACCCGAGTACCCACGGGGTGTTCCGCATGGTGATGGAGATGGACGGCGAACTGGTGCAGTCGTCGGAACCGGACATCGGGTTCCTGCATACGGGCATCGAGAAGACCGCCGAAGCCAAGCGTTACGAGCACTGCATTCCGATGACCGACCGGCTGGACTACCTGAGTCCGCCGCAGAACAACCTCGCCTTCTGCCTGACCGCCGAAAAGCTGTTGCAACTGGGAGAACTGCCCGCGCGCGCCGATTACATCCGCGTCATCATGGTGGAACTCAACCGCATCGGCAGCCACCTCATCTGGCTGGGCACGCACGCCCTCGACATCGGCGCCATGACGGTGTTCCTTTACGCCTGGCGCGAACGCGAGATGATCCTCGACCTCAACGAAATGATTTCCGGCGTGCGCATGATGACCAGCTTCATCCGCATCGGCGGCGTCGCCAAGGACGCGAGCCCGGACTGGATCAACAACGTCAAACACTTCGTCGAAGTGTTTCCGTCGAAGGTCGATGAATATGAAAGCCTGCTGACCAGGAACCCCATCTGGCTGGACCGCACCCAGGGTGTGGGGACGTTCAGCCGCGAAGACGGCCTCAACTGGAGCATGAGCGGGCCCGTCCTGCGCGCCTCCGGCATCAATCTGGACTGGCGCAAAAATCGCCCGTATTCCCGTTACAACGAATTCAAGTTCGATGTGCCCGTGCAGGAGCATGGCGACGTGTACGATCGCTACCTGGTGCGGATTGAAGAGATGCGGCAGAGCCGCGAGATCATCAAGCAGGCAATTGAAAACCTGCCGGACGGACCTTACCGCATTCAGGACAACAAAGTGTCTCTGCCCGCGCGCGACACCCTGCACTCCAGCATGGAAGCGTTGATCCATCATTTCAAGCTGGTGTCGGAGGGCATCAACGTGCCCAAGGGGGAAACCTATGTGCCGACGGAAGGGCCGCGCGGTGAGGTCGGGTTTTACATGGTCAGCGACGGTTCGAATGTTCCCATGCGCATGAAGCTGCGCGCGCCGTCGTTCATGGCCATTCCAGGCATGTGCAAGATCATGGAAGGCGCCTACATCGCCGACGTGGTGGCGATCATCGGCAGCATCGACATTGTAATGGGAGAGGTGGATCGCTGA
- the nuoE gene encoding NADH-quinone oxidoreductase subunit NuoE, whose amino-acid sequence MFVFTDEAEKKIEKIMAKYPVERKQSAILPLLHLAQDQEGYVTPEAMVEIGRRLDVSPAYVEGVCTFYTMYFTKPVGRNVIRFCHNISCKLNRSDELMQYTAGKLGIEIGDTTPDKRFTLLKEECLAACSEAPMMMVNKTYHVNLNETRIDQILETYK is encoded by the coding sequence ATGTTTGTGTTCACGGATGAAGCGGAAAAGAAAATCGAAAAGATCATGGCGAAGTACCCGGTCGAGCGCAAGCAGTCGGCCATCCTGCCGTTGTTGCACCTGGCGCAGGATCAGGAAGGGTACGTGACGCCGGAGGCGATGGTGGAAATCGGGCGTAGGCTGGATGTCTCCCCGGCGTATGTGGAAGGGGTCTGTACCTTCTACACGATGTATTTCACCAAGCCGGTGGGACGCAACGTGATCCGCTTCTGCCACAACATCAGTTGCAAACTCAATCGCTCGGATGAATTGATGCAGTACACCGCGGGCAAGCTGGGCATCGAGATCGGCGACACCACACCGGACAAACGCTTCACACTGCTGAAGGAAGAATGCCTGGCGGCCTGCTCGGAAGCGCCGATGATGATGGTCAACAAGACCTATCACGTGAACCTCAACGAAACCAGAATCGACCAGATTCTGGAAACGTATAAATAA
- the nuoF gene encoding NADH-quinone oxidoreductase subunit NuoF — protein MESPLILLKDIDTPNLTSIDVYEKLGGYQSLKKAFQHQPEEIVEMVKASGLRGRGGAGFPTGLKWSFLAKDVFPRYLCCNADESEPGTCKDRELLMKNPHMLIEGMILCSYACRINTAYNYLRGEFWELADVFDKAVEEAYARGYLGKNIMGSGFDLEMHSHLGAGAYICGEESALLTSLEGCRGEPRLKPPFPAVEGLYSKPTVVNNVETLCAVPFIFNNGPEAYSAIGTEKSKGTKLVSVSGHVNKPGNYEVPMGTPTRDIIDKWAGGMRNGNKLKAFIPGGSSVPMLPADKVDVPYDYESLMEAGSMLGSGALIVMDETVNVVEETLRLTYFYMHESCGKCTPCREGTRWMHQILSQILTKQGQPNQVDLLNDICDNMAFKCFCPLGDAAVGPVASSIQYFREDYEALIESMKTADSVG, from the coding sequence ATGGAATCCCCATTGATCCTGTTGAAAGACATCGATACGCCCAACCTGACGTCGATCGACGTCTATGAAAAACTGGGCGGCTACCAGTCGCTGAAAAAAGCATTTCAGCACCAGCCGGAAGAGATCGTGGAAATGGTCAAGGCATCGGGCCTGCGCGGTCGCGGCGGTGCGGGGTTCCCGACGGGCCTCAAGTGGTCGTTCCTCGCCAAGGACGTGTTCCCGCGCTACCTCTGCTGCAATGCGGACGAAAGCGAGCCGGGCACCTGCAAGGACCGGGAACTGCTGATGAAGAACCCGCACATGTTGATCGAAGGCATGATCCTGTGTTCCTACGCCTGCCGCATCAACACCGCATACAATTACCTGCGCGGCGAGTTCTGGGAACTGGCGGACGTTTTTGACAAGGCCGTCGAGGAAGCCTACGCGCGCGGCTACCTGGGCAAAAACATCATGGGATCGGGGTTCGATCTCGAAATGCATTCGCACCTCGGCGCGGGCGCGTACATCTGCGGGGAGGAGTCGGCATTGCTGACCTCGCTCGAAGGCTGTCGCGGCGAGCCGCGCCTCAAGCCGCCGTTCCCGGCGGTGGAAGGGTTGTACAGCAAGCCGACCGTGGTCAACAACGTCGAGACGTTGTGCGCGGTGCCGTTCATTTTCAACAACGGCCCGGAAGCATACTCCGCCATCGGCACCGAAAAGAGCAAAGGCACGAAACTGGTCAGTGTGTCGGGACATGTCAACAAGCCGGGCAACTACGAAGTGCCGATGGGAACGCCGACGCGCGACATCATCGACAAGTGGGCCGGCGGCATGCGCAACGGCAACAAACTGAAAGCGTTCATCCCGGGCGGCTCTTCGGTTCCCATGCTGCCTGCCGACAAGGTGGACGTGCCTTACGATTACGAATCGTTGATGGAAGCGGGCAGCATGCTCGGCTCCGGCGCATTGATCGTGATGGACGAAACCGTCAACGTGGTGGAAGAGACGCTGCGGCTCACCTATTTTTACATGCACGAATCCTGCGGCAAGTGCACACCCTGCCGCGAAGGCACGCGCTGGATGCACCAGATCCTGTCGCAGATTCTGACCAAGCAGGGCCAGCCCAACCAGGTGGACCTGCTGAACGACATTTGCGACAACATGGCCTTCAAGTGTTTCTGTCCGCTGGGCGACGCCGCCGTCGGTCCGGTGGCCAGCAGCATTCAGTATTTCCGTGAAGATTACGAAGCGTTGATCGAATCCATGAAAACCGCCGACTCCGTCGGTTGA